A single Eriocheir sinensis breed Jianghai 21 unplaced genomic scaffold, ASM2467909v1 Scaffold434, whole genome shotgun sequence DNA region contains:
- the LOC126992292 gene encoding histone H4, whose amino-acid sequence MTGRGKGGKGLGKGGAKRHRKVLRDNIQGITKPAIRRLARRGGVKRISGLIYEETRGVLKVFLENVIRDAVTYTEHAKRKTVTAMDVVYALKRQGRTLYGFGG is encoded by the coding sequence atgactggccgcggcaagggaggcaagggactcggaaagggaggcgccaagcgtcaccgcaaggttcttcgggacaacatccagggcatcaccaagccggccatccgtcgtctggcgcgccgtggcggtgtgaagcgcatctccgggctcatctacgaagagacccgtggtgtgctcaaggtgttcctggagaacgtcatcagggatgccgtcacctacactgagcacgccaagcgcaagaccgtcaccgccatggacgtggtgtacgccctcaaacgccagggccgcaccctgtacggcttcggtggttaa